In Mycoplasmopsis californica, one genomic interval encodes:
- the deoC gene encoding deoxyribose-phosphate aldolase: MNYNKMIDHTYLKADATVAEIDKLINEAIKYDFKTICVNSSWVAYAKEKLQGTNVGITSVIGFPLGACLSNVKAFEAAEAVRAGADEIDMVINIGKMKQGDYNFVLEDIKTVKASLPNNVLKVIVETALLTNEEIIKVTEIVMESGAEFIKTSTGFSTRGANLEDVKIMKSVCGDKLLIKAAGGISNKADLIAMVEAGANRFGTSRSIAIIEGKESNEGY; encoded by the coding sequence ATGAATTACAATAAAATGATTGACCACACTTATCTAAAAGCTGATGCTACGGTAGCTGAAATTGATAAGTTAATTAACGAAGCGATTAAATATGATTTTAAAACAATCTGTGTTAACTCATCATGAGTTGCCTATGCAAAAGAAAAACTGCAAGGAACAAATGTCGGAATTACATCTGTAATCGGGTTTCCATTAGGAGCATGTTTAAGCAACGTAAAAGCATTTGAAGCGGCAGAAGCAGTCAGAGCTGGTGCTGACGAAATTGATATGGTAATTAATATCGGTAAAATGAAACAAGGTGACTATAACTTTGTTCTTGAAGACATTAAAACAGTTAAGGCATCACTCCCAAATAATGTTTTAAAAGTTATTGTTGAAACCGCTTTACTAACTAATGAAGAAATTATTAAAGTTACTGAAATTGTTATGGAATCAGGAGCTGAATTTATTAAAACATCAACCGGCTTTTCAACACGTGGGGCTAATTTAGAAGATGTTAAAATTATGAAATCTGTTTGTGGTGATAAATTATTAATTAAAGCAGCTGGTGGAATTAGTAATAAAGCTGATTTAATCGCAATGGTCGAAGCCGGAGCTAATAGATTTGGCACAAGTCGTTCAATTGCAATTATCGAAGGTAAGGAATCGAACGAAGGATATTAA
- the mnmE gene encoding tRNA uridine-5-carboxymethylaminomethyl(34) synthesis GTPase MnmE, producing the protein MINDTIAAISSGGKINQAISIIRVSGEDSINIVSKIFRGRIGKKNTITFGQIVDNFNNERVVDEVLVMWFIGTQTFTGETTVEINCHGGVVVTNRILELLLQNGARLATPGEFSRRSFLNGKMDLIKAEAINDLIHAQSLSQTQLAVQKFDGQTSKLIDELRQWIMNLIGRIEVNIDYPEYDDVERILENGLKEELEKIQLKMQKLIQQSENSRLIFEGIKVAIVGKPNVGKSSLLNYLVGEKKAIVTDEAGTTRDVIETSWQYNGLLFKLIDTAGMREASAKAEQIGIQKSFDQICKADIVIHVFDTIQDENEFDQKVTDLARQYNKEVIKVYNKNDLIDAPAGTISISVNEGKITPLLDALAHKFTQIDLDNAEYLTNARQLSLIKKAHKSVQNALNALENNIYADMVIVDINEAWQNLSDIAGRADNEDLLDDMFKNFCLGK; encoded by the coding sequence ATGATTAATGACACAATCGCAGCCATTTCATCAGGTGGCAAAATTAACCAAGCTATTTCAATAATTAGAGTTAGTGGAGAAGATAGCATAAATATAGTCTCTAAAATTTTTAGAGGGCGAATCGGAAAGAAAAATACAATTACTTTTGGCCAAATTGTTGATAACTTCAACAACGAACGTGTCGTTGATGAAGTTTTAGTTATGTGGTTCATCGGGACGCAAACATTTACTGGTGAAACAACAGTTGAAATCAATTGCCATGGCGGGGTAGTAGTTACCAACAGGATTCTTGAACTTTTACTCCAAAACGGAGCTCGCCTAGCCACACCAGGTGAATTTAGTCGCCGTAGTTTTTTGAATGGTAAAATGGATTTAATAAAGGCTGAGGCTATCAATGATTTAATACATGCACAATCACTTAGTCAAACTCAACTCGCAGTACAAAAATTCGATGGACAAACATCTAAATTAATTGATGAACTCCGCCAATGAATAATGAACTTAATTGGCCGTATCGAAGTTAACATTGACTATCCAGAGTATGACGACGTTGAACGAATTTTAGAAAATGGATTAAAAGAAGAATTAGAAAAAATTCAATTGAAAATGCAAAAATTAATACAACAAAGTGAAAACTCACGCTTAATTTTTGAAGGAATTAAAGTAGCTATTGTTGGCAAGCCCAATGTTGGTAAAAGTTCACTATTGAACTATTTAGTCGGTGAGAAAAAAGCTATCGTTACTGATGAGGCAGGAACAACAAGAGATGTGATCGAAACATCATGACAGTATAATGGTCTTTTATTTAAATTAATTGATACCGCCGGAATGAGAGAGGCTAGCGCAAAAGCGGAACAAATCGGTATTCAAAAAAGCTTTGACCAAATTTGCAAAGCTGATATCGTAATACACGTTTTTGACACTATACAAGATGAAAATGAATTCGATCAAAAAGTAACCGATTTAGCAAGACAATATAATAAAGAGGTTATAAAAGTTTATAACAAAAATGACTTAATTGATGCACCAGCCGGTACCATCAGTATTAGCGTTAACGAAGGAAAAATTACACCTTTACTTGACGCTCTTGCACATAAATTTACACAAATTGATTTAGATAATGCAGAATATTTAACTAACGCTCGTCAATTATCGCTTATCAAAAAAGCCCATAAATCAGTCCAAAACGCCTTAAACGCTCTTGAAAATAATATTTATGCTGATATGGTTATAGTAGACATAAATGAAGCGTGACAAAACTTGTCTGATATTGCTGGCAGAGCAGATAATGAGGACTTATTAGATGATATGTTTAAAAATTTCTGCCTTGGAAAGTAG